TACCGAGCAACTGGCAGTGACCTTCAGATGGTGCGAGATAGCCGGTTAATAAACGTAGCAGAGTGGATTTCCCCGCACCGTTTGGCCCGATAATCGCTACCATTTCGCCGCTGGCAATTTGTAGCGAAACGTTATTAATCAGCTTTTGCCCCTGTACATGGTAGGAAAGCTGATTCGCTTCTAATAGCGCCGTATCAACCACTGCCGTATCAACCACTGCGTTGCTCCCGCTGACGTAAAATCAGCCACAGAAAATAAGGGCCACCCAGTAGGCTGGTGATTAGCCCGACCGGCATTTCTGCCGGTGCGACCAGAGTTCGAGCTAGTGTATCGGCGGTCAGTAACAGGCAAGCTCCACCCAGCGCAGCGCCGGGTAGTAACCAGCGATGGTCAGCCCCGATCCGAATCCGGATAAGATGCGGTACCACTAACCCGATAAAACCAATAACGCCACTGACAGCGACGGCGGCACCAATCAAAATAGCGCTGAGTAACAGCAAGCGCAGTTTGGCTTGCTTTACATTGACGCCGAGGTAGTGCGCTTCTTCATCTCCTAGCTGCAACAGGTTCAACTGACGTGCTTGTAGCAAACCGAGCACGCACGCAGGCAGAATCAATGATGCCGCCACCATGAGTGTCGACCACTGCGCCTGACCTAAACTGCCCATGCTCCACAGGGAGAACTGACGTAATTGCTGATCATCACTGATATAAGTCAGCACGCCGACTGCCGCACCACATAGCGCATTGATCGCAATGCCGGCCAGCAGCAAACGGGATAAGTTGCCATGCCCCCAGCGGCTGAGGGTGAAAATAATGGCAGAAATGGCCAGGCTGCCAATAAAGGCACCGACCATATGACTGTAAAGCGCCAGCAGTGGTGGCAAACTGAATGGCATCACAATAATCAGCCCGACACACAGGGCTGCGCCACTGCTGATCCCCAACAGACCGGGGTCTGCCAGTGGGTTGCG
The sequence above is drawn from the Yersinia enterocolitica subsp. enterocolitica genome and encodes:
- a CDS encoding FecCD family ABC transporter permease, which produces MNCRIHPRLMLSILLMILIILALGSANMGALTLSFRTLWHASLDDAMWHIWLNIRLPRVLLAVVVGCALAVSGAIMQGLFRNPLADPGLLGISSGAALCVGLIIVMPFSLPPLLALYSHMVGAFIGSLAISAIIFTLSRWGHGNLSRLLLAGIAINALCGAAVGVLTYISDDQQLRQFSLWSMGSLGQAQWSTLMVAASLILPACVLGLLQARQLNLLQLGDEEAHYLGVNVKQAKLRLLLLSAILIGAAVAVSGVIGFIGLVVPHLIRIRIGADHRWLLPGAALGGACLLLTADTLARTLVAPAEMPVGLITSLLGGPYFLWLILRQREQRSG